DNA from Rhipicephalus microplus isolate Deutch F79 chromosome 5, USDA_Rmic, whole genome shotgun sequence:
ccacgagcgaaCCCtatgtctggtcggatgactgcgaagccgcttttaacaccctcaagcgatgcctcacatcacggccagtgcttcgccatttcgaccctgcagcacctactgtgctacacactgacgcaagtggacttggcatcggtgctgtccttcttcagcggaaccacgcttccgaagaacaagtcgtggcctacgcgagccgtactctgttacctgctgagcgaaactacagcatcactgagcaagaatgtctcgccatcatgtggtccatacaaaagtttcgtccttacttatacggccggcatttcacaatagtgactgaccatcatgctctgtgttggttatcgtctctcaaaaatttgtcgggacgctttggccgttgggtactacgattgcaagagtatgactacagcgtcacatataggtcgggccgaaagcaccaagatgccgacgctttgtcccgttgcccgctctcgcaaagcgccgaagtgtcaccttccatctgttcgtcaccgtccgccaaagtgaccaaacagacggctgctgcttcgagacagttagttgcctcggcggaccttctttcgtccacagatctcgcctcgctccaacatgccgatacctactgccgcacaatcatcgatcggctcactggcttatcgcgtgctccaaacagccgcctaagacgacaacttgcccgtttcaagcttcaagagggaacattatgtcggcaaatttaccatcctctcggtaaccaatgggttcccgtcattcctcgctcacttcgtctggaagttctacaagcgtttcatgacgatgcgacagctggccacttagggttccacaagacctacgaccgcctcaggactcgctgcttttggcctggcctctccacttctgtcgccaagtacgtcgcttcctgcgcgtcatgccagcaccgaaaacgtaccacgtctcttcccgcggggcattgcaaccactgccgtgcccgtccactccctttgaatttgtgggcatagacttatacggacctcttccgcttacgccagccggtcaccgttggattgttactgccgtagaccaccttactcgctacgcggagacggcagctctttcatctggtgctacctctgaagtagccgattttttttccttcgcgccattattttacgacatggcgcaccgcgtgtgctccttagtgaccgtggcaagacatttctttcacatgtccttgctgaagtcttacaggcctctaacaccatccacaagaccacatcagcgtatcacccagaaactaatggtctgactgagcgttttcaccgaactttgtccgacatgatctctatgtacgtgcaaccagatcacaaaaactgggacacaatacttccttttgtcacgttcgcatataacactgccatgcagcgtacaacgaatttcagccctttttttctcgtgtatggccgtgtaccgacttttgttctagacaccacctttttgtccacttcttccaatccatcttcatctctcccggaagagttcgccgctcgcgtcgcccgctgccgtgaaatcgcccgcgccaacactgctaccattcaggacaagagaaaaatcgaccttgatgcgaagcgtcgagttgttgtgttccgcccaggcgacgaagtccttttgttggcacctgttcgtgtacctgggctctgcgaaaaattacttcaccggtatctcggtccatacaccgtcctggaacgaacatctgaagtcaactatcgcgttgctcctgtcaacgcggcttctgatcgtcgtcgccgccacaccgagatcgcccacgtctctcgactgaaactaTATATTCGGCCCCCCAACCCTTtttaacttgctgccctctttcgcgaaggggggaaaatagtgtgagcgctgactatgtacttcatcttcatctgtatgaccaaaccattgtagtgatcatcatcgtatgtcacgtggGCTGGCTCtttggctcgtgcgtctggattaaaaaaaggataacctggttgctgccataccggacgtggtctaataatatatatatatatatatatatatatatatatatatatatatatatatatatatatatatatatatatatatatatatatatatatatatatatatatatatatatatatatatatattgtgtgtgtgtgtgtgtgttttcaatgccccttagcacagctactattttaggtggtgcatttctcgtccgactacgttagacttgaactagtttttaGACATCATTACAGTGCACATTTGTAGAGACACGCTATATATTCAGCTTCACCAACTGTAAACTATTGGCGCAGGGCTCCCCAGTATTTCTTTTTACGCGCATTCACggctgtgaatgcgtgtaaatattttagtataccctgaaaagttaaattacgaaaacatttcgtggtgtaagaggttcagattcccttcctctccccttttaaatgcgaagcatttcttagcgaacttcagcgactttgagcgtatctatatctatctatagctgcttacgtttgggtgttcttgtggtaacccccttaacttggcgtgaaccaaaattagcatgaaagGGTAAGATATATGGTTCTGCGAATATgaagcgctggtcaagacatgagtaatatcacaatcccgtcgcgtgcgtcgtgaaacacttcccaccagactaCAGTGTGGCACATATCGGCACATACCAaccggcgggtatgtgccgctcgtATGTGGGttcgtgccacaggtgatagacaagtatatacccagaaacgacgagaacacacatcggCGATATTAaagtgcgagcgttaagaaatacctgacttcggtagcgtcaacccgacgatTGAAAAGAATAAATTCCAGGGTCTCAGCTGGCATCGAACCCAGGCATTCCGAGAGGCAATGAAGCGTTCTACCACAGagttacgccaggtctcggaactatttttcaaatagacgctaatcttcgcgaaACGTCAATAGCGTTTGCAGTaatgcctacccaattttataaacattatatatgtccgccacgtcaggttaacgtcaattgtggttagttgccatgcgctgcataaagttaatttatgtagcaatgtccaggaccagcatcctcgcgagcattagCGCTAATTTATGTCAGCTTTTGGCattgctaatatgcatgttccagttcgcatcgttgcgcaagtgcaaacaactggttatataaacatctgcaaatcttcaacatatgtctgtgcgtgcaacatttgtacatacatttagcgtaatttcatgacgtgtcgctctaTAAAAAATTTGCGACCCGATCTCTCCGTACGCTTCGCATAACGACGATTGCTataggtacatgggatctgccgaattttttttttatggcttcCTGGTTCTGCATCCGTGTGACAGTATTTGTTctttaatctcacagctttctgagcacagctaacttccaataaatcggctcagttattctgatTATTGTAGACGCTcaaccaacgaagaaagagtcaagagagaagaaatcagtataagacacaccctttctgaattattttcgatcttTCACAAGAGTTTTTATGGAGCTCGAATTcggtagattggcgtgtcatacagTACTTCAAGGGCTATGAAATTATGTGCTAGACACGAATGATGAGAAGGTAAGAAGAAATCTGCATCTGTGTAGGACGGTCTGTGTGTTGTCGCATCCATTTGAATCCAAAAAAAGTTTTGAATGACTTCTAGTATTATAATACTAAATAATTTTAAATTTTGCATAATAAATACGCACTGTGAGCGCTTTGTTGGCCGAAATTTGACCACAAACACTAAAGGTGACGTCAACAAACAAGTTTTGACTAGCGCCATGCCGCTCGTATGTCACAGCCCTAGCGACAAAATGTACGAACTAGAACGGAGGCGCTTGAGGGGGGGTTCTCTGGGCAGGCTAAGAGTAGAGTGGGTCGTGGTCCCTAGTTTCAAGATACAATCTGGGGACTTTATTGGAGGCTGTTATTAGATGCTTACAATGCCTACTCGTCATCCTCATTGGACTGGCGTAAGCGTTTGCCGTTTCGATGGTCGCGCAAAGGCTCCGTAGATCGAAATTTCATTTGTAGAGCCTTTACAGTTTTTGTGTAAAGCCGCTAGCTCCGCAGAAGTGAGCTGCTGCGTCATGGCAGCAAGTGATGACGCTTTTGACCAGGTAAAAGACCACCTTACATGGTGCTTCTGTACTAATACTCGTATAATCGTGGTTTTAGTTTGACGATGACCTCACGGAAGGAGCTGAAGTGCAAGTTGGGGACAGACGCAAAAGACTGTTTTCGAAAGAACGTGAGTATTATAGCTATAGGACAAAGCATGGTCgatgattttcattttttcttcttctcgcGATTGCAGTGCGGTGCATGATGTATGGCTTTGGAGATGACCAGAATCCGTACACAGAGTCTGTGGACCTCTTGGAAGACCTCGTCATCGAGTTCATTATTGAAATGGTATGCTCGTCAATTACGTTGTTTACGCCGCCGGGAATTTGGTGAACCTTAATGAAGCGCGCACCGGCTTGTAACTGCAATGTCTTATGATTCCTAGGATGTATCAAATTCAAGTTTTTAACTTGGAAGCGAATAGCAATACTGAAAATTAAGTGCGCAT
Protein-coding regions in this window:
- the LOC119175088 gene encoding transcription initiation factor TFIID subunit 13 — protein: MAASDDAFDQFDDDLTEGAEVQVGDRRKRLFSKELRCMMYGFGDDQNPYTESVDLLEDLVIEFIIEMTHKAMEIGRTGRVQVEDIVFLVRKDPRKYARVKDLLTMNEELKKARKAFDEVKYASV